From a single Populus trichocarpa isolate Nisqually-1 chromosome 17, P.trichocarpa_v4.1, whole genome shotgun sequence genomic region:
- the LOC18106561 gene encoding trans-cinnamate:CoA ligase, peroxisomal — protein sequence MDQLLKCDANYVPLTPITFLKRANAVYANRTSVIYEGTRFTWSQTYERCCRLADSLRSLNVGKNDVVSVLAPNIPAVYEMHFAVPMAGAVLNTINIRLDAKNIATILSHSGAKVFFVDYQYKELASKALSFLDGAVPSIIACIDDIDTPTGVQFGQLEYEQLVQRGNPGYTGELVQDEWDPIALNYTSGTTSAPKGVVYSHRGAYLSSLSLILGWEMGNAPVYLWSLPMFHCNGWTFTWGVAARGGTNVCIRNTSAKDMYHNIAEHAVTHMCCAPIVFNVLLEARPHERREITSPVEILTGGAPPPASLLQDIERLGFHVTHAYGLTEATGPALVCEWQKKWNKLPQQDQAKLKARQGISILTLADADVKDLDTMVSVPRDGKTMGEIVLRGSSIMKGYFKDPEATSKAFRNGWFATGDVGVIHPDGYLEIKDRSKDVIISGGENISSVELESVLYRHPRVLEAAVVAMPHPKWGESPCAFISVKKNSNGDTNDVKESDIIAYCKKNLPHFTVPKRVEFMAELPKTSTGKIQKFQLRALAQNFVVNEILPSKKINGHSQPSASGRVNTEVTEYAQGHEQVLALSRL from the exons ATGGATCAACTACTAAAATGCGATGCAAATTATGTTCCTCTCACCCCCATAACTTTCTTGAAGAGAGCTAATGCTGTTTATGCCAACCGTACCTCTGTTATCTATGAGGGCACCCGCTTCACATGGAGTCAAACATATGAACGTTGCTGCCGCCTTGCCGATTCCCTCCGGTCCCTTAACGTCGGAAAAAACGATGTC GTGTCTGTGTTGGCTCCAAACATTCCTGCAGTGTATGAGATGCATTTTGCTGTGCCTATGGCTGGAGCAGTTCTTAATACTATCAACATAAGGCTAGATGCTAAGAATATAGCCACCATTCTTAGCCATTCAGGGGCTAAGGTTTTCTTTGTGGATTACCAATACAAGGAGTTAGCAAGTAAGGCCCTTAGTTTCCTGGATGGCGCTGTACCATCAATTATTGCTTGTATTGACGACATCGACACACCTACCGGTGTCCAGTTCGGCCAGCTGGAGTATGAACAGCTTGTCCAGAGGGGCAATCCAGGATACACTGGTGAGCTAGTTCAAGATGAATGGGATCCTATAGCCTTGAATTATACATCAGGAACAACATCTGCTCCGAAAGGAGTTGTGTATAGTCACAGAGGTGCTTATCTTAGCTCTCTTAGCCTAATTCTTGGATGGGAAATGGGAAATGCACCTGTTTATCTATGGTCTCTCCCTATGTTCCATTGCAATGGCTGGACATTCACTTGGGGTGTCGCGGCACGAGGCGGAACCAACGTTTGCATACGCAACACCAGTGCTAAAGACATGTACCATAACATTGCCGAACATGCGGTGACTCACATGTGCTGTGCACCAATTGTTTTCAACGTTCTGCTTGAGGCCAGGCCTCATGAGCGCCGCGAAATCACTTCCCCGGTTGAAATACTCACTGGAGGCGCACCCCCACCAGCCTCGTTGCTCCAAGATATCGAACGTCTCGGATTCCACGTGACGCATGCCTATGGTCTTACCGAGGCTACTGGTCCAGCACTTGTGTGTGAATGGCAGAAAAAGTGGAACAAGCTTCCACAGCAGGATCAGGCAAAACTCAAGGCGAGGCAAGGGATTAGCATACTGACTCTTGCTGATGCAGACGTCAAGGACTTGGACACCATGGTTAGCGTGCCGCGTGATGGAAAGACAATGGGGGAGATTGTCCTGAGAGGAAGCAGCATCATGAAAGGTTACTTCAAGGATCCCGAGGCAACTTCCAAGGCCTTCAGGAATGGATGGTTTGCTACTGGAGATGTTGGTGTCATTCATCCTGATGGTTACCTGGAAATCAAGGACAGGTCGAAAGATGTGATAATTTCTGGTGGTGAAAATATCAGCAGTGTAGAATTGGAGTCTGTACTCTACAGACATCCAAGAGTCCTGGAAGCAGCTGTGGTGGCCATGCCACATCCTAAATGGGGAGAAAGTCCTTGTGCATTCATCTCAGTGAAAAAGAACTCCAACGGAGACACGAACGATGTCAAAGAATCTGATATTATCGCTTACTGCAAGAAAAACCTTCCCCATTTTACTGTTCCAAAGAGAGTGGAATTCATGGCTGAGTTACCGAAAACCTCAACAGGAAAAATTCAGAAGTTCCAGTTAAGGGCTTTGGCGCAGAATTTTGTTGTCAATGAGATATTGCCAAGCAAGAAAATTAATGGACACAGCCAACCTTCAGCTTCCGGTCGAGTCAATACAGAAGTAACAGAATATGCTCAGGGCCATGAACAAGTTCTTGCTCTATCTCGTCTTTGA